The window CTGTTCGCGAATTTTCAAACGGACTCTCAGATCAGTAGACGCCACCGAACTGCGAAGCAAAATCCTGCTGGTCAGCTTGCTGCTGCGCCTGAGCCGCCTGCTGACGGGCATCGCGCGCATCGCGGATTTGCGCCACCAAGGCATCGCGGCGACGGGTGAATTCGTCTTCCGCCGTATATTTGCGTGGCTCGGTGTCGGGCTTGAAGGCCTCCCAGATAACCGCCGCCTTGGGATCATCGGTCGGCTCCACACCGAACACCCGCTTGCCGGTGACACGATCGATCCGGACCATGCGAATACCTGCAGGGGCAGTCAGCGGACTGGTGCTCCAGCGCTCGCGCGTCGCCTCGATCACGCGCTGCATGACCGGCGCTGCGATACGCCCGCCCTGCGCTGCACCGCCCAGCGAGCGGGGATTGTCGTAACCCAGATAGACGCCGCCAACGTAATCCTGATTGCCGCCCATGAACCAGACGTCGGTAGGGCCATTCGTCGTACCCGTCTTGCCGAACAGCGGCAGGTTCAGCGCGCGCAGTCGCGCGGCCGTACCGCGAATGACCACGCCTTCCAGCATGTGGATCACCTGGTAGGCGGTGTCGGCATCGATCACCTGCTTGCCCTTGCGCTGGATACGCGGCATCGGCTTCCCATCCCATTGCGGCATATTGCAGGTATCGCAGTGGCGGCTGTCCGAAGACCAGATCACTTTACCGTTGCGGTCCTGCACATAGTCGATGAACGACGAAGGATACTGCACACCGTCATTCGCCATTGCCGAATAGGCATTGGTCATGCGGTAGACCGTGGTCTCCCCTGCGCCCAGTGCGAATGAAAGATAGGGTTTGTAATCGCCGATCCCGAAATTGTGGAACGTGCGGATAACCCGCGGCATTCCCGTTTCATTGGCGATGCGCACCGTCATCAGGTTGCGGGACTGCTCAAGCCCCCAGCGCAACGTGTGCATGCCGCCGCCGCCTTCGTTGCCGAAGTTGCGGAAACACTTCTGACCGAGCGACCCGCCCTGATAAACGCAGAACGTACCGTCGAGCACCTGCGAGGCCGGGGTCATGCCTGCCTGAAGTGCCGTGGCATAAACGAAGGGCTTGATCGTCGAACCCGGCTGGCGCTCTGCCTGAATGGCGCGATTGAAGCTGCCGAGGCCGGAATCGAACCCGCCCTGCATGGCCAGGATGCGCCCGCTTCCCGGCTGCTCCAGAATCATGCCGCCGGAAATTTCAGGGATAGTCCGAACCGCATACGTGCTGTCGGAAACCGGCTCGGCGACAATCACGTCGCCCAGTTTCGCCCGGTCGGGAATGTTCGTCAGTTGTGCAGTCTTGCCATCGGTAAAGCCGATCTGCTTGCCATCCAGAATGACGCCCACACGCCAGTTCTTGTAGTGAACCGTCTTGTTCGAACCGATCAGTTCGGATTGCCAGTTATCCAGCGAACTGATGTGCGCGATCGGCCCGTGCCAGGGGCCATTGCCCTGGAACTGGAGCATCTGCGCGCGCAACGAATCGCGAACTGCGCCCTGCATCTGCGGATCGAGCGAGGTGCGCACCCACAGACCACCCGCATAGACGCTGTTCGGTCCGTCCTTGGCATTCTCGCCGTACTTGTCGATCAGACGCTGGCGCACTTCCTCGATGAAATAGCCGTAGGACGGGTCCCAGGCATCGCTGCGCTGAACGACCAGTCCCAGAGGTTCGGCCTTGGCGGCTTCGGCATCGGCCCTGCTGGCCCAGCCATTGCGCACCATCTGATCGAGCACCCAGTTACGACGCTCGATCGCACGGTCCTCGGCCTTCTTGCGACCGTAGACTTCGGGTGCGCGGGGCAGGATCGCAAGGAATGCGCTCTGCGCGAGCGTCAACTGGTCGACATCCTTGTCGAAATAGGCGCGCGCCGCAGCCTGCACACCGAACGAACGGCGGCCAAGCGGAATCTCGTTGAGATAGAGTTCGAGAATCTGCTGCTTGGTCAGCGCTTCCTCGATCCGGCGGGCGACGACCATTTCCTTGAGCTTGCGCGTGACCGAGTACTCGTCGCCGATCAGGATGTTCTTGGCAACCTGCTGGGTGATCGTCGAGCCGCCCTTAGCGCGAACGCCGGTGCCGAACTTCGATGCATAATCGAGCACCGCTCCCGCCAGACCGCCCAGATCGACGCCTCCGTGCGTCCAGAAGGTACGGTCCTCCGCTGAAAGGAAGGCGTTGTAGACCTGAGGGGGGATGTCCTGGAAGCGCAACTGAACGCGGCGTTCACGCGCATAGCTGTAGATGATCGCTCCGTCGCCATCACGGACCATGGTCGGCAACGGCGGCTGATAGGTCAGCAGCGTATTCGCATCGGGCAGATCCCGCGTAAAAACGATCCAGAAACCGGTGAAGGCAAGCAGCCCGGCAAGGAACACGTAAGAGAACCGACGCAACCACTTGCGGCGCTTCCAGCTGGCAGCGATCCTGCCCGTCAGGCCGCCGAAGCGACCGCCTCCCTTGCGCCGCAGCGTGTAATGTCCATCTGGACCTTGCGGCTCTTCCGGTTCGAATGTGGCGTCGGTCATTGCCGCAGCCCTCTAGCACGAGGCTTTCGGACAAGACCAGACACGAGGCGCCTCAGAGACCGGATTTCGTGGCAAAATAGATGCGGATCGACCGCACCACGGCATCCGCGATCATGTCGCGACCCTGCACAGAGCCCAGAAACGCAGCATCCTGCGGATTGTTGATGTAACCGGTCTCGAACAGGATCGACGGAATATCCGGCGCCTTCAGCACCGCCAGCGCCGCCGTCTGCACATCGTTTCGGTGAAGCCCCACCTTCCCGTCCAGCTCGCGCAGGAGAATACTCCCCATCCTTGCGGACTGCGCCTGCGCGCCGCGTTGGGACAGGTCGAGCAGAATGGACCCCACGCCATTGTCGAGATGCGAAAGTGCGACACCATTGATCCGCCCGTTCTGCGCATCGCTGGCCGCAAAGCGCTGCGCAGCCTCGTCAGACCCCTTTTCCGACAGCGCATAGACGCTCGCCCCGCGTGCGGTATCCTCGGGCGCGCTGTCGGCGTGAATGGAGATAAACAGATCGGCATTCAGCCGCCGCGCTATTTCAGGCCGATCTCGCAGCGAGACGAAGCGATCGGTATCGCGGGTCAGCGCTACGCGAATGCCACCCTGGGCCAGAAGCCCGGCGCGCACCGCCTTTGCGATCGCGAGCGCGACATCCTTTTCCCGCAGCGCCCCCTGCCCCGCCCCCGGATCGAAACCGCCATGCCCAGCATCGATCACCACCAGAGGACGCGCAGGGTCTGCCGGCCCGTCGATGCGCGGCAGTCCGGCGGCCACTTGCGATGATGGCAGGTCAAAGCGCAGCATCGCACTATCGTCAGCCCGCGCCGCCATGACTGCGGCATGAGAAACCAGCACCAACACCATGACCGACAGCAGCGCCGCCATACAGGCAACAACCAGGGATAATGGCGGAGCGCGACGCGACATGGACCAATGGTTAAGTCGCCCAACGCTGCTCCACAATTCGATCTCGGCACTTTCCCCCGATTCGTTTCCGCGTTTGCGCAACGAAAGTTCCTTGCCCTGTCACGCCCTTGTAACTTGCCGTTGCGGGACAGGGGTGCTAGGCCCAGACAGCCGGAGCCTAATCAAGCCTCCCGGTCGCGCGCCCTGCCGGACATTGAAATCCGGAACTGGTCCCACCAGATGACGCCGTAGACCGGATTGCAGAACCATTGCTCCTTGGCATGACCACCGGGAAAATCCTTTTCCGGATCAGCAGGTTGACGCGAGTCATGAGAAGTACGTTGCAGCCCCGCCAGCCAATGCCCGTCAGGGCATGGGCGGTGTTGCCGCAACGCGCCGCGCGATTGCAATCGCCGCGCGGCCTGATGACCGCAGTCGCAATGCCCGCCGCTGTGGCAGGCCCGATCGACACATGTCTTTTCGCGATCAAGGCGCCGGATCGCCTCGGTCATTACGTTACCCTGCCCTGCAACGCGATGGGCTCGGCCGCTTTCGGCGAGCATGAACCAGCCGCGTCGGGCACCCCCGAAATTGATGGCGCCCTCCCGGAAGATCCGGTCGGACAGCGGCGCCTATGGAGAAATTACAATGGCAACGCGCATGCTCATCGATGCGCGCCACCCGGAAGAAACGCGGGTGGCGGTCCTCAAGGGACACCGGATTGAAGAATTCGACTTCGAGTCGGCTGACCGCAAGCAGCTGAAAGGCAACATCTATCTCGCGAAGGTAACGCGCGTGGAGCCTTCGCTTCAGGCTGCCTTCGTCGATTTCGGCGGAAACCGTCACGGCTTCCTCGCCTTCAGCGAAATCCATCCCGATTACTATCAGATCCCCAAGGAGGACCGCGAGGCCCTGCTGGCGGAAGAAGCTGCCCATGCCGAAGAGGAAGCCGCGCTGCGCGCCAGCGAGTCCGACGAAGAGGATGATGGCGACGATTACGAAGACGGCGGCCTGACCGAAGTCGACACGTCCGAAAAGGATGAAGTCGCGATCCTTGAAGACGGCAACGTCGAACGCGGCTTTGGCGAGGACGAGGAAGAAGAAGGCGAGAACACCGGCCGTAGCCATCGCGGTCGCCGCCGTCAGGGTGGCCGTAATGCGGGCCGCTCGAAGGAAGCCGATGACCTGCGCGCCAAGCGCATGGCACTGCGCCGCCGCTACAAGATCCAGGACGTGATCCACCGCCGTCAGGTTCTGCTGGTTCAGGTCGTCAAGGAAGAGCGCGGCAACAAGGGCGCCGCCCTCACCACCTACCTCTCGCTGGCTGGCCGCTACTGCGTGCTTATGCCCAATTCGAGCCATGGCGGCGGCATCAGCCGCAAGATCAGCTCGGCCTCGGACCGCAAGCGCCTGAAGTCGATCATCGCCGAGCTGCAGCTGCCGCGCTCGATGGGCTGTATCGTCCGCACCGCCGGGCTCCAGCGCACCAAGACCGAGATCAAGCGCGATTTCGATTACCTTGCGCGCCTGTGGGACGAACTGCGTGAGCGCACGATGCACTCGGCAGCCCCTGCCCTGATCCACTCGGACAGCGACCTCATCAAGCGCGCCATCCGCGACATCTACAACCGCGATATCGAAGAAGTCGTCGTCGAGGGCGAGGATGGCTATCGCGCCGCGCGCGACTTCATGAAGCTGCTCATGCCCAGCCATGCGCGCAAGGTGAAGCCCTATTCCGACCCCGTTCCGCTGTTCCAGCGCTTCGGCGCCGAAGACCAGCTGACCGCGATGTACGATCCGGTCGTGCAGCTGAAGTCGGGCGGCTATATCGTCATCAACCCGACCGAGGCCCTGGTCTCGATCGACATCAACTCGGGCCGCGCCACCAAGGAGCATGGCATCGAGCAGACCGCGACGGCCACCAATCTTGAGGCTGCGCACGAAATCGCCCGCCAGTTGCGCCTGCGCGACATGGCCGGCCTCGTCGTCATCGACTTCATCGACATGGAGTACGGCTCCAACGTCCGCAAGGTCGAGAAGGCGATGAAGGAAGCGCTCAAGAACGATCGCGCCCGCATCCAGGTCGGTCGCATCTCCAGCTTCGGCCTGATGGAAATGAGCCGCCAGCGCCTGCGCACCGGCGTGCTGGAATCAACGACGCGCTCGTGCCCGCACTGCGATGGCACCGGCCTTGTCCGCACCGCCAGCTCGGCAGGCCTCTCGGCACTGCGTCTGATCGAGGACGAAGCTGCCAAGGGCCGCGGCATCGTCATCCAGCTGTTCGCCAGCACCGAGGCCGCCGTCTACCTGCTCAACACCAAGCGTGCGGACCTGGCGGATATCGAAGCCCGCTACGGCGTGACCGTCGAGGTCATTCCCGAGGGTGAGAACGAAGGCGCCAAGATGCGTGTCGGCTCGTCCGGCCCGCGCAACGACTTCGTGCCGCGCTTCGATCCGATCGCCGAAGAGGTCGAGGACGACTTCATCGAGGACGAGTACGCCGAAGAGGAACTGGAAGAGGCCGAAGAGCGCGCCGCTGCCCCTGCTTCCGACGAAGACGGTGGCTCGCGCCGCAAGCGCCGTCGCCGTCGTCGCGGTCGCGGTCAGGACCGTCAGGACAATCAGGCCAATGCCGGCTCGCCCGAGGACGAAGCGGCTGCCGACGCTGAAGGCGATGAGGGCGAAGACGTTGAAGCCGACGCTCCCGAAAGCAACGACGATGCTCAGGCACCCAAGAAGCGCCGTCGTCGCGGAGGCCGTCGTCGCCGTGGCCGTCGTGGCGATGAAACGGAAGCGCTGAACGAAGGCGAGACTGAGGGCGAGGCCGAAGGCGAAGAAGCGCCCGAGGCCATCGAAGCCGCTGACGTCGAAGTCGAAGCAGCGCCCGTCGTCGAAGCTCCGGCTGAGGTCATTGCCGAAGCGCCCAAGAAGCGCACGCGTCGCAAGAAGACCGTCGCATCCGACACGGCAGCCGACGAGACCGCCGCCGTTGCCGCAGCGACGCCTGAACCGGCAGCAGTCGAGGCCGAAGTGGCAGAGAAGCCCAAGCGCACGCGCCGCAAGAAGGCCGATGCCGCCCCTGCGGAAGAAGCGCCTTCCGTCGAGGCCGAGGCTGCGCCGGAGAAGCCCAAGCGCACGCGCCGCAAGAAGGCAGACGCTGCACCTGTGGAAGACGCTCCGGCTGCCGTGGAAGAAGCACCCGCCAAGCCCAAGCGCACGCGCCGCAAGAAGGCCGACGTGGAAGCCGAAGCGACGGTGGAGCAGGCCCCTGTCGCTGAACCTGAAGCCGTTCCGGTTGCCCAGGAGGACACTCCCGTCGAAGCCCCGGCTGACGGCGCAGCGGCTCCGCGTCGCGGCTGGTGGCAGCGCACTTTCGGCGAATAAATAAGCCGATCTGAGGAATGAGGGGGCGCGCCATTGTCTTCACGGGCAATGGCGCGCCCCTTTTTTCATGCATACTTCAGACCGATGGCGTCAGACGCAACTGCACGTTTTATATCTTCAACATGCCTGAAGGGCCTCTCCCCCTTGCCCCCGGCCGCTGAATCGCTAGAGGGAGGATAAACATACGCGGCTTCGGCCCAACGCAAGATAATGGGGATTTGTTCATGGCGACCTTCAGCCTCCCGGCCAACAGCAAGATTCGCAAGAAGGGCAACGTCCACAAGGCCGAAGGCGCGACGCGCGTGAAGAAGTTCACCGTCTATCGCTATGACCCCGCCTCCGGCGAGAATCCGCGCTATGACTCCTTTGAGATCGACCTCGACAATTGCGGGCCGATGGTCCTCGACGCAATCATCAAGATCAAGAGCGAGATGGACCCGTCGCTGACGTTCCGTCGTTCGTGCCGTGAAGGTATCTGCGGTTCGTGCGCCATGAACATGAACGGCGCCAACGGCCTCGCCTGCACCACGGCCATCGAAGACCTCAAGGGCGATATCCGTATCACCCCGCTGCCGCACATGGACGTGATCAAGGACCTCGTTCCCGACTTCACGCATTTCTATGCGCAGTATGCCTCGATCCGTCCCTGGCTGCAGACGGTTTCAACCACGCCTTCGGGCAAGGAGCGCTTGCAGAGCCCCGAGCAGCGCGAAAAGCTGGATGGCCTCTACGAGTGCATCCTGTGCGCCTGCTGCTCCACGTCGTGCCCCAGCTACTGGTGGAACTCTGACAAGTTCCTGGGCCCGGCTATCCTGCTTCAGGCCTATCGCTGGCTGGCCGACA of the Novosphingobium sp. 9 genome contains:
- a CDS encoding penicillin-binding protein 1A gives rise to the protein MTDATFEPEEPQGPDGHYTLRRKGGGRFGGLTGRIAASWKRRKWLRRFSYVFLAGLLAFTGFWIVFTRDLPDANTLLTYQPPLPTMVRDGDGAIIYSYARERRVQLRFQDIPPQVYNAFLSAEDRTFWTHGGVDLGGLAGAVLDYASKFGTGVRAKGGSTITQQVAKNILIGDEYSVTRKLKEMVVARRIEEALTKQQILELYLNEIPLGRRSFGVQAAARAYFDKDVDQLTLAQSAFLAILPRAPEVYGRKKAEDRAIERRNWVLDQMVRNGWASRADAEAAKAEPLGLVVQRSDAWDPSYGYFIEEVRQRLIDKYGENAKDGPNSVYAGGLWVRTSLDPQMQGAVRDSLRAQMLQFQGNGPWHGPIAHISSLDNWQSELIGSNKTVHYKNWRVGVILDGKQIGFTDGKTAQLTNIPDRAKLGDVIVAEPVSDSTYAVRTIPEISGGMILEQPGSGRILAMQGGFDSGLGSFNRAIQAERQPGSTIKPFVYATALQAGMTPASQVLDGTFCVYQGGSLGQKCFRNFGNEGGGGMHTLRWGLEQSRNLMTVRIANETGMPRVIRTFHNFGIGDYKPYLSFALGAGETTVYRMTNAYSAMANDGVQYPSSFIDYVQDRNGKVIWSSDSRHCDTCNMPQWDGKPMPRIQRKGKQVIDADTAYQVIHMLEGVVIRGTAARLRALNLPLFGKTGTTNGPTDVWFMGGNQDYVGGVYLGYDNPRSLGGAAQGGRIAAPVMQRVIEATRERWSTSPLTAPAGIRMVRIDRVTGKRVFGVEPTDDPKAAVIWEAFKPDTEPRKYTAEDEFTRRRDALVAQIRDARDARQQAAQAQQQADQQDFASQFGGVY
- a CDS encoding N-acetylmuramoyl-L-alanine amidase; its protein translation is MAALLSVMVLVLVSHAAVMAARADDSAMLRFDLPSSQVAAGLPRIDGPADPARPLVVIDAGHGGFDPGAGQGALREKDVALAIAKAVRAGLLAQGGIRVALTRDTDRFVSLRDRPEIARRLNADLFISIHADSAPEDTARGASVYALSEKGSDEAAQRFAASDAQNGRINGVALSHLDNGVGSILLDLSQRGAQAQSARMGSILLRELDGKVGLHRNDVQTAALAVLKAPDIPSILFETGYINNPQDAAFLGSVQGRDMIADAVVRSIRIYFATKSGL
- a CDS encoding ribonuclease E/G: MATRMLIDARHPEETRVAVLKGHRIEEFDFESADRKQLKGNIYLAKVTRVEPSLQAAFVDFGGNRHGFLAFSEIHPDYYQIPKEDREALLAEEAAHAEEEAALRASESDEEDDGDDYEDGGLTEVDTSEKDEVAILEDGNVERGFGEDEEEEGENTGRSHRGRRRQGGRNAGRSKEADDLRAKRMALRRRYKIQDVIHRRQVLLVQVVKEERGNKGAALTTYLSLAGRYCVLMPNSSHGGGISRKISSASDRKRLKSIIAELQLPRSMGCIVRTAGLQRTKTEIKRDFDYLARLWDELRERTMHSAAPALIHSDSDLIKRAIRDIYNRDIEEVVVEGEDGYRAARDFMKLLMPSHARKVKPYSDPVPLFQRFGAEDQLTAMYDPVVQLKSGGYIVINPTEALVSIDINSGRATKEHGIEQTATATNLEAAHEIARQLRLRDMAGLVVIDFIDMEYGSNVRKVEKAMKEALKNDRARIQVGRISSFGLMEMSRQRLRTGVLESTTRSCPHCDGTGLVRTASSAGLSALRLIEDEAAKGRGIVIQLFASTEAAVYLLNTKRADLADIEARYGVTVEVIPEGENEGAKMRVGSSGPRNDFVPRFDPIAEEVEDDFIEDEYAEEELEEAEERAAAPASDEDGGSRRKRRRRRRGRGQDRQDNQANAGSPEDEAAADAEGDEGEDVEADAPESNDDAQAPKKRRRRGGRRRRGRRGDETEALNEGETEGEAEGEEAPEAIEAADVEVEAAPVVEAPAEVIAEAPKKRTRRKKTVASDTAADETAAVAAATPEPAAVEAEVAEKPKRTRRKKADAAPAEEAPSVEAEAAPEKPKRTRRKKADAAPVEDAPAAVEEAPAKPKRTRRKKADVEAEATVEQAPVAEPEAVPVAQEDTPVEAPADGAAAPRRGWWQRTFGE
- a CDS encoding succinate dehydrogenase iron-sulfur subunit, with amino-acid sequence MATFSLPANSKIRKKGNVHKAEGATRVKKFTVYRYDPASGENPRYDSFEIDLDNCGPMVLDAIIKIKSEMDPSLTFRRSCREGICGSCAMNMNGANGLACTTAIEDLKGDIRITPLPHMDVIKDLVPDFTHFYAQYASIRPWLQTVSTTPSGKERLQSPEQREKLDGLYECILCACCSTSCPSYWWNSDKFLGPAILLQAYRWLADSRDEMTGERLDELEDPFRLYRCHTIMNCANVCPKGLSPARAIAEIKKMQAERQV